From a single Paenibacillus sp. FSL W8-0426 genomic region:
- a CDS encoding ATP-dependent DNA ligase — protein sequence MAKRYNWVEVFFMFISPMLLETSPGPFSHSEYIFEPKVDGHRLIFSQQSGDIRLYTRHNNVCTQQYPELLLPFDDDIILDGEVACTDPDTGLNDFEGVMSRFSTRQHSKVLQLTKTLPATFAIFDILRYKGRDLRKLPLIERKTILHGLNLPSSSFGVVPHIEGAGEALYVQIEAMGMEGVVGKRKDSQYVSRRSRDWQKVINWSYANVFITGYKKAKFGWLAAVSDLSGKLRPAGIIEHGPNQKHKQAFRGVCKQLVTGEDKNHVYLEPRIQARVKMRNWTKSGLLRTPVFEQFIV from the coding sequence ATGGCAAAACGCTATAATTGGGTTGAGGTGTTTTTTATGTTTATTTCCCCTATGTTACTTGAAACATCCCCGGGACCGTTCAGTCATTCGGAATACATTTTTGAACCTAAGGTAGACGGGCACCGGTTAATTTTTTCGCAGCAGTCCGGAGACATCCGGTTATATACGCGACACAATAATGTTTGCACACAGCAATACCCCGAGTTGTTGCTCCCATTTGACGATGACATCATCTTGGACGGAGAGGTGGCCTGTACTGATCCGGATACGGGATTGAACGACTTCGAAGGCGTTATGAGCCGTTTCAGTACGCGTCAGCATTCCAAGGTGCTGCAGCTCACTAAGACGCTGCCTGCCACGTTCGCAATCTTCGATATCCTCCGGTACAAAGGTCGAGACCTCCGCAAGCTGCCGCTCATCGAGCGCAAGACTATACTTCACGGCCTCAATCTGCCGTCCAGTAGCTTTGGGGTTGTCCCACACATAGAAGGGGCGGGAGAAGCCCTGTACGTCCAAATAGAGGCTATGGGAATGGAAGGGGTAGTCGGCAAACGTAAGGACAGCCAGTACGTCAGCAGGCGGTCCAGAGACTGGCAGAAGGTCATTAACTGGTCTTACGCCAATGTATTTATCACAGGGTACAAAAAGGCGAAATTCGGCTGGCTTGCTGCCGTGTCCGATCTATCCGGAAAGCTACGTCCAGCAGGAATAATTGAGCACGGGCCGAATCAAAAGCATAAGCAGGCATTCCGCGGTGTATGCAAGCAGCTTGTGACTGGAGAGGATAAGAATCACGTTTACCTGGAGCCACGTATACAAGCCAGGGTAAAAATGCGAAACTGGACAAAATCCGGTTTATTACGAACGCCGGTGTTTGAACAGTTTATCGTGTGA
- a CDS encoding helix-turn-helix transcriptional regulator — translation MLDRGMKKTDLKTELGLGPSTVAKFEKGENVSMDVLDKLCTHFACTPNDIIEHVKE, via the coding sequence ATGCTGGATCGCGGAATGAAAAAGACTGACTTAAAGACTGAACTGGGCCTAGGGCCTTCAACTGTTGCCAAGTTTGAAAAAGGCGAGAATGTATCAATGGATGTCCTTGACAAGCTCTGCACACATTTTGCCTGCACCCCAAACGACATTATTGAACATGTGAAGGAGTGA
- a CDS encoding SOS response-associated peptidase → MCGRFTITDPIEEIMDRYMAAVADGFEYKPNYNAAPMQFIPTIIGSSNGNRLGSLRWGLVPSWADDQKIIGNKMINARAETLAEKPAFKRLIGSKRCIIPTNGFYEWRKTGSGKQPMRILMKDDSIFSLAGLYDTWIDPDGNKLSTCTIITTEPNSLMEDIHNRMPVILRPQDEAEWLNKDSDKESVLAFLRPYSADEMRAYKVDSSVGNVKNNNENLIKEVS, encoded by the coding sequence ATGTGTGGCAGATTCACAATTACGGACCCAATAGAAGAAATCATGGACCGGTACATGGCGGCCGTGGCGGATGGATTTGAGTACAAGCCAAACTACAATGCAGCGCCTATGCAATTCATTCCGACGATCATAGGGAGCAGCAATGGAAATCGACTTGGTTCCCTTCGTTGGGGTTTGGTGCCATCCTGGGCCGATGATCAAAAGATAATCGGAAACAAGATGATCAATGCTCGAGCTGAGACACTTGCAGAAAAGCCGGCTTTCAAACGTCTGATTGGATCGAAGAGGTGCATCATCCCGACGAACGGATTCTATGAGTGGCGGAAGACTGGATCCGGAAAGCAGCCGATGCGAATTTTAATGAAAGACGACTCAATATTTTCCTTAGCCGGGTTATACGATACCTGGATCGATCCGGACGGAAACAAGCTGAGCACATGCACTATTATTACGACCGAACCGAACAGTCTCATGGAGGACATCCATAATCGCATGCCGGTCATTCTCCGGCCGCAGGATGAAGCGGAGTGGCTTAACAAGGATTCTGACAAAGAAAGCGTCCTGGCGTTTCTCAGACCGTATTCGGCGGATGAAATGAGAGCATACAAGGTGGATTCCTCCGTCGGCAATGTGAAGAATAACAATGAGAATCTAATAAAAGAAGTATCCTAA